A genome region from Alphaproteobacteria bacterium includes the following:
- a CDS encoding SET domain-containing protein: MLLFETELRPSPIHGIGVFLLEPVKAGDVIWRFDSRVDRVYTDSEIASLPPLMRRFLRTYSTRHEGMKVWILCGDNGRHFNHSDSPNTISRGIAFGDDIAARDLAAGTELTSDYRTICDSIRLEGFEFDRGALQAAEKIDMASSAA, from the coding sequence ATGCTGCTGTTCGAGACCGAATTGCGACCCAGCCCGATCCACGGAATCGGAGTCTTCCTGCTCGAGCCGGTCAAGGCGGGCGACGTCATCTGGCGCTTCGATTCGCGCGTGGATCGGGTCTACACCGACTCCGAGATCGCCAGCCTGCCCCCTCTGATGCGGCGCTTCCTGCGCACCTATTCCACCCGCCACGAGGGGATGAAGGTCTGGATCCTGTGCGGCGACAACGGCCGCCATTTCAACCATTCGGACTCGCCCAACACGATCTCGCGCGGAATCGCCTTCGGCGACGACATCGCCGCCCGCGACCTGGCCGCCGGCACCGAGCTCACCTCAGATTACCGGACGATCTGCGACTCGATCCGGCTCGAGGGGTTCGAGTTCGATCGCGGGGCGCTTCAGGCCGCGGAGAAGATCGACATGGCTTCGAGCGCTGCATAG
- the glf gene encoding UDP-galactopyranose mutase, translating to MSRFARTRRVVYWEEPELASGEYEPSLGVRTCAETGVIVVTPSLPESLAPADRNGVLRCLLDGFLAGERGPFIRWYYTPMMLPISRQVEAACTVYDCMDELANFRFAPPELTTLEAELFEAADVVFTGGYSLYEAKKDRHANIHPFPSSVDRPHFNQARSIAERPADQAGIGGPRLGFYGVVDERMDLDLIAALADAKPDWSIVILGPVVKIDPADLPQRPNLHYPGGRDYDSLPAYLADWDVALMPFSINESTRFISPTKTPEYLAGGRPVVSTRITDVVRHYGDLEGVFIADTPGEFVAACERALELKRGPGDWLSAVDLKLAHLSWDTTAARMAGLIDAAAAKHAAPAIVGKRARKYDYLIVGAGFAGSVLAERLASQHDAHVLLIDRRPHVGGNAYDRLDDAGILIHQYGPHIFHTNSDEIFAYLSRFTQWRPYEHRVLGSVRDQLVPIPINRTTLNRLYGLSLETDEQAAAFLASRAEPVETVRTSEDVVVSAVGRELYELFFRGYTLKQWGIDPSALDKSVTARVPTRTNVDDRYFTDTHQAMPRDGYTAMFNRMLDHPRIDVLLSTDYRDIVGEAAADHLIYTGPIDEFFDHRYGKLPYRSLRFEHRIVEQERFQPVATVNYPSPDVPYTRITEYKHLTGQQHPRTSVTYEYPSAEGDPYYPIPRAENQALFKKYEALALAQPGVTFVGRLATYRYYNMDQVVGQALATFRRIDARRRSYFEAPTTLEAAE from the coding sequence ATGAGCCGGTTCGCTCGGACCCGGCGCGTCGTCTATTGGGAAGAGCCGGAGCTTGCTTCCGGCGAATACGAGCCCTCGCTCGGCGTCCGGACCTGCGCGGAAACCGGCGTGATCGTGGTCACCCCCTCCTTACCGGAATCGCTGGCCCCGGCGGATCGCAACGGCGTTCTGAGATGCTTGCTGGACGGCTTCCTCGCCGGGGAGCGCGGCCCGTTCATTCGCTGGTACTACACCCCGATGATGCTGCCCATTTCGAGGCAGGTCGAGGCCGCCTGCACCGTCTACGACTGCATGGACGAGCTGGCCAACTTCCGCTTCGCCCCGCCCGAGCTGACCACGCTCGAGGCTGAGCTGTTCGAGGCTGCCGACGTGGTCTTCACCGGGGGCTACAGCCTCTACGAGGCCAAGAAGGACCGCCACGCCAACATCCACCCCTTCCCCTCCAGCGTCGACCGCCCCCATTTCAACCAGGCGAGATCGATCGCCGAACGGCCCGCCGACCAGGCCGGCATCGGCGGGCCGCGGCTCGGCTTCTACGGAGTCGTCGACGAGCGCATGGATCTGGACCTCATCGCGGCTCTCGCGGATGCGAAGCCCGATTGGTCGATCGTCATCCTCGGGCCGGTCGTGAAGATCGATCCGGCCGATCTGCCGCAGCGCCCCAACCTCCATTATCCCGGCGGCCGCGATTACGATTCGCTTCCCGCCTATCTGGCGGATTGGGACGTCGCGCTGATGCCCTTCTCGATCAACGAATCGACGCGCTTCATTTCACCCACCAAGACGCCTGAATATCTCGCCGGCGGCCGCCCGGTGGTCTCGACCCGGATCACCGACGTCGTCCGCCACTATGGCGATCTGGAAGGCGTGTTCATCGCCGACACGCCCGGAGAGTTCGTCGCCGCCTGCGAGCGCGCGCTGGAGCTCAAGCGCGGGCCCGGCGACTGGCTGAGCGCGGTCGATCTCAAGCTCGCCCACTTGAGCTGGGACACGACCGCCGCCCGGATGGCGGGGCTGATCGACGCCGCCGCGGCAAAACACGCCGCCCCCGCGATCGTCGGGAAGCGTGCGCGCAAATATGATTATCTGATCGTCGGCGCGGGCTTCGCCGGCTCGGTTCTCGCCGAGCGGCTGGCGAGCCAGCACGACGCCCACGTCCTGCTGATCGACCGGCGCCCGCACGTCGGCGGCAACGCCTATGACCGCCTCGACGATGCCGGAATCCTCATCCACCAATATGGGCCGCATATCTTCCACACCAACTCGGACGAGATTTTCGCCTATCTTTCCAGGTTCACCCAGTGGCGTCCGTACGAGCATCGGGTGCTCGGCAGCGTCCGGGACCAGCTCGTGCCGATCCCGATCAACCGAACGACGCTCAACCGCCTCTACGGCCTGTCGCTGGAGACGGACGAGCAGGCCGCCGCCTTCCTCGCCTCGCGCGCGGAGCCGGTGGAGACGGTCCGGACTTCGGAGGACGTGGTGGTTTCGGCGGTGGGGCGCGAGCTCTACGAGCTCTTCTTCCGCGGCTATACGCTGAAGCAGTGGGGGATCGATCCGAGCGCTCTCGACAAGAGTGTGACGGCGCGCGTTCCCACCCGCACAAATGTCGACGACCGCTACTTCACCGACACCCATCAGGCGATGCCGCGCGACGGTTACACGGCGATGTTCAACCGGATGCTCGATCATCCGCGGATCGACGTCCTGCTCTCGACCGACTATCGCGACATCGTCGGCGAAGCGGCGGCGGACCATCTGATCTACACCGGCCCGATCGACGAATTTTTCGATCACCGCTACGGCAAGCTGCCGTACCGCAGCCTGCGCTTCGAGCACCGCATCGTGGAGCAGGAGCGGTTCCAGCCGGTGGCGACGGTGAATTATCCGTCCCCCGACGTTCCCTATACTCGGATCACCGAATACAAGCATTTGACCGGCCAGCAGCATCCGCGGACCAGCGTCACCTATGAATATCCGAGCGCGGAGGGCGATCCTTATTATCCGATTCCGCGGGCCGAGAATCAGGCGCTGTTCAAGAAATACGAGGCGCTCGCGCTCGCTCAGCCCGGCGTGACCTTCGTCGGCCGCCTCGCCACCTACCGCTATTACAATATGGATCAGGTGGTCGGCCAGGCGCTGGCGACGTTCAGGCGGATCGACGCCCGCCGGCGCAGCTATTTCGAGGCGCCGACCACGCTCGAAGCCGCCGAATAG
- the galE gene encoding UDP-glucose 4-epimerase GalE — translation MQKKSPVLVTAGAGYIGSHVALALLDAGWPVVVLDDLSTGFETLVPSQATFVRGDVGDRQLVGHMFRDHGIEAIVHLAGSIVVSESVAHPLRYYENNTARSCALIEAAVESGMAHFLFSSTAAVYGSPERVPISETDPTSPINPYGQSKLMIETMLADAAKAHGFNYCALRYFNVAGADPQGRSGQLTDSATHLIKIAAEAAVGRRAHVEIYGEDYPTPDGTAVRDYIHVADLAAAHVRALEKLVADPGTSRVLNCGYGRGYSVREVLDSVDRVAGRPVARRPGPRRAGDPPILVADNRRILAELGWTPRFDDLDGIVADALAWERRQLPGAAAAAVPLTMTR, via the coding sequence ATGCAGAAAAAATCGCCCGTGCTGGTCACCGCGGGAGCGGGCTATATCGGGAGCCACGTCGCCCTCGCCTTGCTCGATGCCGGCTGGCCGGTGGTCGTTCTGGACGATCTTTCGACCGGGTTCGAGACGCTCGTTCCTTCGCAGGCGACCTTCGTCAGGGGAGACGTGGGGGACCGGCAGCTCGTCGGCCACATGTTCCGCGACCATGGGATAGAGGCCATCGTTCACCTCGCCGGTTCGATCGTGGTCTCGGAATCCGTCGCGCACCCATTGCGCTATTACGAGAACAACACCGCCAGGAGCTGCGCGCTGATCGAGGCGGCGGTCGAGAGCGGAATGGCGCATTTCCTCTTCTCCTCGACCGCTGCGGTCTACGGCAGCCCCGAGCGCGTGCCGATCTCGGAGACGGATCCGACCAGCCCGATCAATCCCTACGGGCAATCGAAGCTGATGATCGAGACGATGCTGGCAGACGCGGCGAAGGCCCACGGATTCAACTATTGCGCGCTTCGCTATTTCAACGTCGCCGGCGCCGATCCGCAAGGGCGGTCCGGGCAACTCACCGACTCGGCGACCCACCTGATCAAGATCGCGGCCGAGGCGGCGGTCGGGCGCCGGGCGCATGTCGAAATCTACGGCGAGGATTACCCCACGCCCGACGGGACCGCCGTCCGGGACTATATCCATGTGGCCGATCTCGCCGCGGCGCACGTGAGGGCGCTGGAAAAGCTGGTCGCCGATCCCGGGACGAGCCGGGTTCTCAATTGCGGATACGGACGCGGCTATTCGGTGCGCGAGGTGCTGGATTCGGTCGACCGGGTCGCCGGCCGGCCGGTCGCGCGCCGGCCCGGGCCACGCCGCGCCGGCGATCCTCCGATCCTCGTCGCCGACAATCGCAGGATCCTCGCGGAGCTTGGCTGGACGCCGCGGTTCGACGATCTCGACGGAATCGTCGCCGACGCTCTCGCCTGGGAGCGGCGCCAGCTTCCGGGCGCCGCCGCTGCGGCCGTCCCGCTCACCATGACCAGATGA
- a CDS encoding methyltransferase: MLRALPAAFVVEDEPLIELLRRLEALDYDFVTPTPLTHERVLRNREGRPAQTLRDIFGWSLPFASEALDPSLLRLLEKADALVTAQAGFRSRYRVSKAAGTLFLHSAYPTAAADSVFFGPDTYRFIALVRSELPPTATRLVDMGAGCGAGGICAAAQLAGTAIVLVDSNAEALRLARINAAAAGVAVETILADKLAAVDGVFDLVIANPPFLVDEARRSYRHGGGMLGAEAGFDWAMEAAGRLAPGGRMILYSGSAISGGRDTLRDRLADSLRRRDFTLRYDEIDPDIFGEELDRDIYRDVERIAAIGAVIVREG, encoded by the coding sequence CTGCTTCGAGCGCTACCGGCGGCATTTGTGGTAGAAGACGAACCGCTGATCGAGCTGCTCCGCCGGCTCGAGGCGCTCGACTACGATTTCGTCACGCCTACCCCGCTCACCCACGAGCGCGTGCTTCGCAACCGCGAAGGCCGGCCGGCGCAGACCTTGCGCGACATATTCGGCTGGAGCCTCCCCTTCGCGTCCGAAGCGCTGGATCCGTCGCTCCTGCGCCTGCTGGAGAAGGCCGATGCCCTGGTGACCGCGCAGGCGGGATTCCGCTCTCGTTATCGGGTATCGAAGGCCGCGGGAACGCTGTTCCTCCACTCGGCCTATCCGACAGCGGCGGCCGATTCGGTGTTCTTCGGGCCGGACACCTACCGCTTCATCGCCCTCGTCCGCTCCGAGCTGCCGCCGACGGCGACCCGGCTTGTCGACATGGGCGCGGGCTGCGGCGCCGGCGGTATTTGCGCAGCCGCACAACTTGCCGGCACTGCCATCGTCCTGGTCGACTCCAACGCCGAGGCCTTGCGCCTCGCGCGGATCAACGCGGCCGCCGCCGGCGTGGCGGTGGAGACGATCCTTGCCGACAAGCTGGCCGCGGTGGATGGCGTCTTCGATCTGGTCATCGCCAATCCGCCCTTCCTGGTCGATGAAGCCCGGCGCTCCTATCGCCATGGCGGCGGCATGCTCGGCGCGGAAGCGGGGTTCGATTGGGCGATGGAAGCGGCGGGGCGGCTCGCGCCAGGTGGACGGATGATCCTTTATTCCGGAAGCGCCATTTCGGGCGGGCGCGACACGCTCCGCGACCGGTTGGCGGACTCGCTTCGGCGTCGGGACTTCACCCTCCGTTACGACGAGATCGATCCGGATATCTTCGGTGAGGAACTGGACCGGGACATCTATCGAGACGTCGAACGGATCGCCGCCATTGGCGCGGTGATTGTGAGGGAAGGATGA
- a CDS encoding phosphoribosylamine--glycine ligase: MRFLGVTETCDLGAVYLRLAAAGHEVKVFIGDEKARGTLQGLVPRSDDWRRDLDWVRAVGAEGVILFEAVSEGFGALQDSLRGDGFQVIGGSAFGDRLENDRAYAQALLESLGLQTAATREFTDAREAEAFIAARPRRYVLKFSGPDHASHDNYVGHSADGSDVRAMLRLRGEGAGAARFVLMDHVEGIEMGVGAYFNGENFLTPACLDWEHKRFFAGDMGELTGEMGTVATFARSEAFFERTLARVAPMLREHGHVGYVNLNTIVNRDGIWPLEFTCRFGYPGFAILDPLQQTSWADLFALMLSRRSARFAARAGFSVGVVMTTPPFPYSRKEVDAPVGLPVLLPGSFTPEDLANIHYGEVGLEGSQLVTSGLYGWSMVVTGTGPTIAAAQRAAYGRAGQILIPNVRYRLDIGERLIASDYAALEAMSIFSAA; encoded by the coding sequence ATGCGCTTCCTGGGCGTCACGGAAACCTGCGATCTCGGCGCCGTCTATCTGCGGCTGGCCGCCGCGGGGCACGAGGTGAAGGTCTTCATCGGCGACGAGAAGGCGCGGGGGACTCTGCAGGGGCTGGTGCCGCGAAGCGATGACTGGCGGCGGGATCTGGATTGGGTCCGCGCGGTCGGCGCCGAGGGCGTGATCCTCTTCGAGGCGGTCTCCGAAGGCTTCGGCGCCTTGCAGGATTCTCTCCGCGGCGACGGTTTCCAGGTAATCGGGGGAAGCGCTTTCGGCGACCGTCTGGAGAACGACCGCGCCTACGCCCAGGCCTTGCTCGAAAGCCTCGGGTTGCAGACCGCCGCCACCCGCGAATTCACCGATGCGCGCGAGGCCGAGGCCTTCATCGCCGCTCGGCCGCGCCGCTACGTTCTCAAGTTCAGCGGACCGGACCACGCCTCGCACGACAATTATGTCGGCCACAGCGCCGATGGCAGCGACGTGCGCGCGATGCTGCGGCTGCGCGGCGAGGGGGCCGGGGCCGCGCGCTTCGTGCTCATGGACCATGTCGAGGGTATCGAAATGGGCGTCGGCGCCTATTTCAACGGCGAGAATTTCCTCACCCCGGCCTGCCTCGATTGGGAGCATAAGCGCTTCTTCGCCGGGGACATGGGCGAGCTGACGGGAGAGATGGGGACGGTCGCGACCTTCGCCCGAAGCGAGGCCTTCTTCGAGCGAACGCTCGCCCGGGTGGCGCCGATGCTCCGCGAGCACGGCCATGTCGGCTATGTGAACCTCAACACGATCGTCAACCGCGACGGGATCTGGCCGCTCGAATTCACCTGCCGCTTCGGCTATCCCGGCTTCGCCATCCTCGATCCGCTGCAGCAGACTTCGTGGGCCGATCTATTCGCGCTGATGCTGTCGCGCCGCTCGGCCCGCTTCGCGGCGCGTGCGGGCTTTTCCGTGGGGGTGGTGATGACCACGCCGCCCTTCCCCTATTCGCGCAAGGAGGTCGACGCCCCGGTCGGCCTTCCCGTGCTTCTGCCGGGTTCGTTCACGCCCGAAGATCTGGCCAATATTCACTATGGAGAGGTCGGCCTCGAGGGGAGCCAATTGGTCACCAGCGGCCTCTACGGCTGGTCGATGGTCGTGACCGGGACCGGGCCGACGATCGCTGCGGCGCAGCGGGCCGCTTACGGCCGCGCCGGGCAAATCCTGATTCCGAACGTCCGCTACCGCCTCGACATCGGCGAACGCCTCATCGCCTCGGACTATGCAGCGCTCGAAGCCATGTCGATCTTCTCCGCGGCCTGA
- a CDS encoding glutaminyl-peptide cyclotransferase, producing MAGGGTGVTGYTIRFAFPPPPIAPSIPVQRAEIVASYPHDPGAFTQGLLWRDGRLFESTGLKGASELREVRLEDGAVLRSVPFPKEAWGEGIADWGDEIIGLTLDCGLAHRWGIEDLESRGTLPCAAPGWGLARMGGELVLSDGTPTLRILDPETMALRRTLAVSEGGRPLGLINDLAFVKGELLANIFMTDTIARIDPEAGIVRARLSLAHLARDWGRRDIRDVLNGVAWDEKAERLFVTGKNWPRLNEISLPPLPSPSASVTS from the coding sequence GTGGCTGGCGGCGGCACTGGCGTGACCGGCTACACGATCCGCTTCGCCTTCCCGCCGCCCCCGATCGCGCCCAGCATCCCCGTACAGCGCGCCGAAATCGTCGCCAGCTATCCGCACGATCCCGGCGCCTTCACCCAAGGGCTGCTCTGGCGGGACGGGCGGCTGTTCGAGAGCACCGGCCTCAAGGGCGCTTCCGAGTTGCGCGAGGTTCGGCTCGAAGACGGCGCCGTGCTGCGCAGCGTGCCCTTCCCCAAGGAGGCGTGGGGCGAAGGGATCGCCGATTGGGGCGACGAGATAATCGGGCTGACGCTCGATTGCGGTCTCGCCCATCGCTGGGGGATCGAGGATCTCGAGTCCCGCGGCACCCTGCCCTGCGCGGCCCCCGGCTGGGGACTCGCGCGGATGGGGGGCGAACTCGTGCTGAGCGACGGCACGCCCACGCTTCGCATTCTCGATCCCGAGACCATGGCCTTGCGTCGTACCCTGGCAGTGTCGGAAGGAGGCCGGCCGCTCGGCCTGATCAACGACCTCGCCTTCGTGAAGGGCGAGCTGTTGGCCAACATCTTCATGACCGACACGATCGCACGGATCGACCCCGAGGCGGGTATCGTCCGGGCACGGCTAAGCCTCGCGCACCTCGCCCGGGACTGGGGCCGGCGCGATATCCGCGACGTGCTGAACGGGGTCGCCTGGGACGAGAAAGCGGAACGCCTGTTCGTCACCGGCAAGAACTGGCCCAGGCTCAACGAGATCAGCCTGCCGCCGCTTCCCTCACCCAGCGCGTCCGTCACGTCGTAG
- a CDS encoding folate-binding protein YgfZ yields MSGTTLTDRALLRLSGEDVREFLQGLVTNDVSLLAPHRPLWAGLLTAQGKALFDFILWDDGEDVLIDCEAEQAEALARRLTLYRLRRQITIARDESRAVHWSPDGSDDPRLPALGRRWLAPAGEAATGWLAHRLTLGVAEGAAELGSDKILWLECNAAELNGVSFGKGCYVGQENTARMNWRQKVNRRLVVVPAEAPGPRTRVHYPELGLAVEHRRTDDLDGALVPEWLAAALA; encoded by the coding sequence ATGAGCGGAACCACCCTCACCGATCGCGCCTTGCTCCGCCTGTCCGGCGAGGACGTGCGCGAGTTCCTCCAGGGACTGGTGACCAACGATGTCTCTCTGCTCGCCCCCCATCGCCCGCTCTGGGCCGGGCTGCTGACCGCACAGGGCAAGGCCCTGTTCGACTTCATCCTGTGGGACGATGGCGAGGACGTGCTGATCGACTGCGAGGCGGAGCAGGCCGAAGCGCTCGCCCGGCGGCTGACGCTGTATCGTCTGAGACGACAGATCACGATCGCGCGTGACGAGTCGCGGGCGGTCCACTGGTCCCCGGACGGATCAGACGATCCCCGCCTTCCCGCCCTCGGCCGGCGCTGGCTCGCCCCGGCGGGCGAGGCCGCAACCGGGTGGCTGGCACACCGTCTCACGCTTGGCGTCGCCGAGGGCGCGGCCGAGCTGGGCTCCGACAAGATTCTCTGGCTCGAATGCAACGCGGCCGAGCTGAACGGCGTGAGCTTCGGCAAGGGCTGCTATGTCGGGCAGGAGAATACCGCCCGGATGAACTGGCGGCAAAAGGTCAATCGCCGCTTGGTCGTCGTCCCCGCTGAGGCGCCGGGACCCAGAACGCGGGTCCACTATCCGGAGCTTGGCCTGGCGGTGGAGCATCGGCGGACCGACGATCTCGACGGCGCGCTTGTCCCGGAGTGGCTGGCGGCGGCACTGGCGTGA
- a CDS encoding DUF1134 domain-containing protein has translation MLKRFMNLAAAAAFLVAATPVLAQVQTVDPNQPDAWQTAPAPQSTEPAPAEAPEWTPAEQDAVAPVTAPVPEQDQSMAAQAETRTATTERASTVARDDVFSAAEGVFGRGAQGLAHILENILRDQGEPVAYIAGSEAGGAFIFGVRYGSGVMHHQIEGDRTVYWTGPSLGFDAGADANKVFVLVYNLNDSQDLFRRYPHAEGHAYFIGGFNAQYMRRGDIVLIPIRLGVGMRLGVNAGYMRFSERNRWLPF, from the coding sequence ATGCTGAAAAGGTTCATGAATCTCGCCGCTGCGGCGGCCTTCCTGGTGGCCGCGACGCCGGTCCTTGCGCAGGTCCAGACGGTCGACCCGAACCAGCCCGACGCCTGGCAGACCGCGCCCGCGCCGCAATCTACGGAGCCCGCGCCGGCCGAGGCGCCGGAGTGGACGCCCGCCGAGCAGGATGCCGTAGCTCCAGTGACCGCGCCGGTTCCCGAGCAGGACCAGTCGATGGCGGCGCAGGCCGAGACCCGCACCGCGACAACGGAGCGCGCGAGCACCGTCGCGCGCGACGACGTGTTCAGCGCGGCCGAAGGCGTGTTCGGCCGCGGCGCGCAGGGCCTCGCCCATATCCTCGAGAACATCCTTCGCGACCAGGGCGAGCCGGTCGCCTATATCGCGGGCTCCGAGGCGGGCGGGGCGTTCATCTTCGGCGTCCGCTACGGATCGGGCGTCATGCACCACCAGATCGAGGGCGACCGCACAGTCTACTGGACCGGCCCTTCGCTGGGCTTCGACGCCGGCGCCGACGCCAACAAGGTGTTCGTGCTCGTCTACAACCTCAACGACAGCCAGGATCTGTTCCGGCGTTATCCGCACGCCGAAGGCCACGCCTACTTCATCGGCGGCTTCAACGCCCAGTATATGCGGCGCGGCGACATCGTGCTGATCCCGATCCGTCTCGGCGTCGGCATGCGGCTCGGCGTGAATGCGGGATACATGCGCTTCTCGGAGCGCAACCGCTGGCTACCGTTCTGA
- a CDS encoding iron-containing redox enzyme family protein → MATLPYLSDDNSKSQFLCHDFQSALGHWNRQRLAPDLPGEDWALILDGDAKMARLQTAFLEELRAQIQAEAAAAPTDPDGFVAWFERLKETGPGQDDPLFPWLAEAASLDEMRWFLTQEAAGEAGFDDLVAYTQVKLPTRAKLELARNYWDEMGRGNAKGMHGPMLEHLVRSLALEPQIETTVWESLALANAMTAMATTRFYAWHAVGALGAIELTAPGRSAATARGLRRLGLDAKQRRYFDLHATLDVKHSAAWNREAIAPLVAEDPRRAAAIAEGALIRLGCGARCFERYRRHLW, encoded by the coding sequence ATGGCCACCCTCCCTTATTTGTCCGACGACAATTCGAAGTCCCAGTTCCTTTGCCACGATTTCCAGAGCGCGCTGGGGCACTGGAACCGGCAGCGGCTGGCGCCCGATCTTCCCGGCGAGGATTGGGCGCTAATCCTCGACGGCGACGCCAAGATGGCGCGCTTGCAGACGGCTTTCCTCGAAGAGCTGCGCGCCCAGATCCAGGCCGAGGCAGCCGCCGCGCCGACCGACCCCGACGGGTTCGTCGCCTGGTTCGAGCGACTGAAAGAGACCGGCCCGGGGCAGGATGATCCCCTCTTCCCCTGGCTCGCCGAGGCCGCCAGCCTCGATGAAATGCGCTGGTTCCTGACGCAGGAGGCGGCGGGCGAGGCCGGCTTCGACGATCTCGTCGCCTATACCCAGGTCAAGCTTCCGACCCGCGCCAAGCTCGAGCTCGCGCGCAACTACTGGGACGAGATGGGCCGCGGCAACGCCAAGGGAATGCACGGGCCGATGCTGGAGCATCTGGTGCGCTCGCTCGCGCTCGAGCCTCAGATCGAGACGACCGTCTGGGAGAGCCTCGCGCTCGCCAATGCGATGACCGCGATGGCGACGACCCGCTTCTACGCCTGGCACGCGGTCGGCGCGCTGGGCGCGATCGAGCTGACCGCCCCGGGTCGCTCCGCAGCGACCGCGCGCGGCCTTCGCCGGCTGGGCCTCGACGCGAAGCAGCGGCGCTATTTCGACCTCCACGCGACGCTCGACGTAAAGCACAGCGCGGCGTGGAACCGCGAGGCGATCGCCCCGCTGGTGGCCGAGGATCCGCGCCGCGCCGCGGCGATCGCGGAAGGCGCGCTGATCCGCCTCGGCTGCGGCGCGCGCTGCTTCGAGCGCTACCGGCGGCATTTGTGGTAG
- the pyrC gene encoding dihydroorotase → MPDPTHLTIRRPDDWHVHLRDGEMLEAVAGFTARQFSRAIVMPNLAEPVISVACAEAYRTRILSALPDGLDFTPLMTCYLVDRAEPAELVRGFEEGVWVAAKLYPAHATTNAAHGVTDLATLRPALEAMQRIGMPLLVHGEVTDPGVDIFDREAAFIDRVLAGLIRDFPSLKVVLEHITTAEAAAFVEQAGPTLAATITPHHLVINRNAMFQGGFRPHTYCLPVAKRERHRLAVRRAACSGSSKFFLGTDSAPHAVAAKESACGCAGIFNAPFALETYATVFEEEGALDRFEAFASENGPRFYNLPLNEGSVTLQRTPVEVPSEVGRIVPFLAGQTLPWRLPSER, encoded by the coding sequence GTGCCCGATCCAACCCACCTGACGATCCGCCGCCCCGACGATTGGCACGTGCACCTGCGCGACGGCGAGATGCTCGAGGCGGTTGCCGGCTTCACGGCGCGGCAGTTCTCCCGGGCGATCGTCATGCCGAACCTCGCCGAGCCGGTGATCAGCGTGGCCTGCGCGGAGGCCTATCGCACGCGCATCCTCTCGGCCTTGCCGGACGGGCTCGATTTCACGCCGCTGATGACCTGCTACCTGGTCGACCGCGCCGAGCCGGCCGAACTGGTTCGGGGCTTCGAGGAGGGAGTCTGGGTCGCGGCCAAGCTCTATCCGGCCCACGCCACCACCAACGCGGCCCACGGCGTCACCGACCTCGCCACGCTCCGCCCCGCGCTCGAGGCGATGCAGCGGATCGGCATGCCGCTGTTGGTTCACGGAGAGGTCACCGATCCGGGAGTGGACATCTTCGACCGCGAAGCGGCGTTCATCGATCGGGTCCTCGCCGGACTTATTCGTGATTTTCCGTCGCTGAAGGTCGTGCTCGAGCACATCACCACCGCCGAGGCCGCTGCGTTCGTCGAGCAAGCGGGGCCGACTCTCGCGGCGACGATCACGCCGCACCATCTGGTCATCAACCGCAACGCCATGTTCCAGGGCGGTTTTAGGCCCCATACCTATTGCCTGCCCGTGGCCAAGCGCGAGCGGCACCGGCTGGCGGTGCGGCGGGCGGCCTGCTCGGGCTCATCCAAATTCTTCCTGGGCACCGACAGCGCGCCCCATGCCGTGGCGGCAAAAGAGTCCGCCTGCGGTTGCGCCGGCATCTTCAACGCGCCCTTCGCGCTGGAGACCTATGCGACGGTGTTCGAGGAGGAGGGCGCGCTTGATCGGTTCGAGGCCTTCGCTTCGGAAAACGGACCCCGTTTCTACAACCTGCCGCTCAACGAAGGATCGGTCACGCTCCAGCGCACCCCTGTTGAAGTGCCGTCGGAGGTGGGCCGAATCGTCCCGTTCCTCGCAGGGCAGACGCTCCCCTGGCGGCTCCCGTCAGAACGGTAG